Proteins from one Bradyrhizobium roseum genomic window:
- the gmk gene encoding guanylate kinase: protein MAASGFDGVERRGLMFVLSSPSGAGKTTLSRMLLESEPGLKMSVSATTRPMRPGEVEGRDYFFVDKAKFEGMVEQGELLEWATVFDNLYGTPRAPVEAALSKGRDVLFDIDWQGTQQLHQKASADVVRVFILPPSAADLEKRLHTRAQDSDEVIRGRMSRASHELSHWAEYDYIVVNHTVDDAFAEVQSILKAERLKRERRTGLTEFVRNLQRQLEK from the coding sequence ATGGCGGCTTCTGGTTTCGACGGGGTTGAGCGACGCGGGCTGATGTTCGTGCTGTCGTCGCCTTCGGGCGCCGGCAAAACGACGCTGTCGCGCATGCTGCTCGAAAGCGAGCCGGGCCTGAAGATGTCGGTCTCGGCGACGACGCGCCCGATGCGGCCGGGCGAGGTCGAGGGACGCGATTACTTCTTCGTCGACAAGGCGAAGTTCGAGGGGATGGTCGAGCAGGGCGAACTGCTCGAATGGGCAACCGTGTTCGACAATCTCTACGGCACGCCGCGCGCGCCGGTCGAAGCGGCATTGTCGAAAGGACGGGACGTCCTGTTCGATATCGACTGGCAGGGCACCCAGCAATTGCACCAGAAGGCGAGTGCCGATGTGGTGCGGGTGTTCATCCTGCCGCCCTCGGCCGCCGATCTGGAAAAGCGGCTGCACACCCGGGCGCAGGATTCCGACGAGGTCATTCGCGGCCGCATGAGTCGCGCCAGCCACGAACTCAGCCACTGGGCGGAATATGACTACATCGTCGTCAACCACACCGTCGATGACGCCTTCGCCGAGGTGCAGTCGATCCTCAAGGCCGAGCGGCTCAAGCGCGAGCGCCGCACCGGGTTGACCGAGTTCGTTCGCAACCTGCAGCGACAGCTGGAAAAATAA
- a CDS encoding YicC/YloC family endoribonuclease, whose protein sequence is MALSSMTGFARSHGASGPYTFEWELKSVNAKGLDVRLRLPPGWDELEALAKKRASEVLSRGTVYANLSIKRANAVSTVRINEDVLASIVKVAGELAGRIDAVAPSIDGLLGIKGVIEVVEPESDEAEDKAARDAAAKAFEEALGQLVEMRRREGVTLGQILIQRMDEIEKLAKRAEAAPGRKPEAIRARLAEQVAALLETSDRFDPDRLNQEALLIAAKADIREELDRIASHVAQAREMIGKGGPVGRRLDFLAQEFNREVNTCCSKSNDLELTQTGLEMKNVVEQFREQVQNLE, encoded by the coding sequence ATGGCGCTATCGAGCATGACCGGTTTTGCCCGGAGCCACGGCGCCAGCGGCCCATACACCTTCGAGTGGGAGCTGAAATCCGTCAACGCCAAGGGTCTGGACGTGCGCCTGCGCCTGCCGCCCGGTTGGGACGAACTGGAGGCGCTCGCCAAGAAACGCGCCAGCGAGGTGCTGTCGCGCGGCACGGTCTACGCCAATCTCAGCATCAAGCGCGCCAACGCGGTCTCCACCGTGCGCATCAATGAAGACGTGCTGGCATCGATCGTGAAGGTCGCGGGCGAGCTCGCCGGCAGGATCGACGCGGTGGCGCCCAGCATCGACGGGCTGCTCGGCATCAAGGGCGTCATCGAGGTCGTCGAACCCGAAAGCGACGAGGCGGAAGACAAGGCGGCGCGGGATGCGGCAGCAAAGGCCTTCGAAGAAGCGCTCGGCCAGCTCGTCGAGATGCGCCGGCGCGAAGGCGTGACGCTTGGGCAAATTCTGATCCAGCGCATGGATGAAATCGAGAAGCTGGCGAAGAGGGCGGAGGCTGCGCCGGGCCGGAAGCCGGAAGCGATCAGGGCGCGGCTGGCCGAGCAGGTCGCGGCGTTGCTGGAAACGTCCGACCGTTTCGATCCCGACCGTCTCAATCAGGAAGCGCTGCTGATCGCGGCCAAGGCCGACATCCGAGAAGAGCTCGACCGCATCGCCTCGCACGTCGCCCAGGCCCGCGAGATGATCGGCAAGGGCGGCCCGGTCGGCCGGCGGCTCGACTTCCTCGCCCAGGAATTCAACCGCGAGGTCAACACCTGCTGTTCCAAATCCAACGACCTCGAATTGACCCAGACCGGGCTCGAGATGAAGAACGTGGTCGAGCAGTTCCGCGAGCAGGTCCAGAACCTGGAGTGA
- the mltG gene encoding endolytic transglycosylase MltG, producing MSERPPISPRSPRAALEPEQLPPPPRRSERARNPFVVVGNAIITILIILMIGAGTVYYYGRQMLETPGPLQDDKIVNIPSRAGKRDIADALLREGVINVNPWVFIGGVFALKASSDLKPGEYSFQKKASLRDVIATIVEGKVVQHAVTIPEGLTSEQIVARLTDNDIFAGSVREMPREGTLLPETYKFPRGTTREQVIQRMQQTQKRVLAEIWERRNPDVLVKSPEQLITLASIIEKETGRADERSRVAAVFTNRLRQRIKLQSDPTIIYGLVGGKGTLGRPIKRSEITQPSPYNTYVIEGLPPGPIANPGRASLEAAANPARTRDLFFVADGTGGHTFTETYDQHQKGVAKLRALEKQIQNDTVEPSEDAPPPTAAGGPADTNPTAATPRTGAAKKPPARPAAPATAPGRQGAAQSTTTSPVVQR from the coding sequence ATGAGTGAGAGGCCGCCCATTTCACCGCGTAGTCCGCGCGCCGCGCTGGAGCCCGAACAGTTGCCGCCGCCGCCGCGGCGGTCGGAGCGTGCCCGCAATCCCTTCGTCGTGGTCGGCAACGCCATCATCACCATCCTGATCATTCTGATGATCGGCGCGGGCACGGTCTATTATTACGGCCGGCAAATGTTGGAAACCCCGGGCCCGCTGCAGGACGACAAGATCGTCAATATCCCCTCGCGCGCCGGCAAGCGCGACATCGCCGATGCGCTGCTCCGCGAAGGCGTGATCAACGTCAATCCCTGGGTCTTCATCGGCGGCGTGTTTGCGCTCAAGGCAAGCTCCGACCTCAAGCCGGGCGAATATTCCTTCCAGAAGAAGGCCAGCCTGCGCGACGTCATCGCCACCATCGTCGAGGGCAAGGTGGTGCAGCACGCCGTCACCATTCCGGAAGGCCTGACGTCGGAACAGATCGTGGCGCGATTGACCGACAACGATATCTTCGCGGGCAGCGTTCGGGAAATGCCGCGCGAGGGCACGCTGCTGCCGGAAACCTACAAGTTCCCGCGGGGAACCACGCGCGAGCAAGTGATTCAGCGCATGCAGCAGACCCAGAAGCGCGTGCTCGCGGAGATCTGGGAACGCCGCAATCCCGACGTGCTGGTCAAGTCACCGGAACAGCTCATCACGCTGGCATCGATCATCGAGAAGGAAACCGGCCGCGCCGATGAGCGCAGCCGCGTCGCCGCCGTGTTCACCAATCGCCTGCGGCAGCGAATCAAGCTGCAGTCCGACCCGACGATCATCTACGGCCTGGTCGGTGGCAAGGGAACGCTGGGCCGGCCGATCAAGCGCAGCGAGATCACGCAGCCTTCGCCGTACAATACCTACGTCATCGAAGGCCTGCCGCCCGGGCCGATCGCCAATCCCGGTCGCGCCTCGCTCGAAGCCGCCGCCAATCCGGCGCGCACGCGCGACCTGTTCTTCGTCGCCGACGGCACCGGCGGGCACACCTTCACCGAGACCTACGACCAGCATCAGAAGGGCGTCGCCAAGCTGCGGGCGCTCGAAAAGCAGATCCAGAACGACACCGTCGAACCGTCGGAAGACGCGCCGCCGCCGACTGCGGCCGGCGGTCCGGCCGACACCAATCCGACCGCTGCCACGCCGCGGACGGGAGCGGCGAAAAAGCCGCCCGCCCGTCCGGCTGCGCCGGCCACGGCGCCGGGCCGCCAGGGCGCCGCGCAGTCGACCACGACGTCGCCGGTGGTGCAGCGCTGA
- the fabF gene encoding beta-ketoacyl-ACP synthase II — protein sequence MRRVVVTGLGMVTPLACGVDATWARILNGESGAKKIDTFEVADLTSQIACVIPRGDGSNGTFNPDQWMEPKEQRKVDDFIIFAMAAARQALDDANWHPQTEEDKCATGTLIGSGIGGLSGIADTALLLKERGPRRVSPFFIPGRLINLASGYVSIEHGLKGPNHSVVTACSTGAHAIGDGARLIALGDADVMVAGGTESPICRIGMAGFCAARALSTGYNETPQKASRPYDKDRDGFVMGEGAGIVVLEEYEHAKKRGARIYAEVVGYGLSGDAYHITSPSPDGDGGFRSMSAAIKRAGITVSDIDYINAHGTSTQIGDEIELGAVERLLGNAASRVSMSSTKSSTGHLLGAAGAIEAIFSILAIRDNVVPPTINLENPSVETAIDLVPQTARKRDINVALSNSFGFGGTNASVILQRVRD from the coding sequence ATGAGGCGGGTTGTCGTCACGGGGCTGGGCATGGTCACACCGCTCGCCTGCGGCGTTGACGCAACGTGGGCGCGCATCCTCAACGGCGAGAGCGGCGCCAAGAAGATCGACACGTTCGAGGTCGCCGATCTCACCAGCCAGATCGCCTGCGTGATTCCGCGTGGCGACGGCAGCAATGGCACGTTCAATCCCGACCAGTGGATGGAGCCAAAGGAACAGCGCAAGGTCGACGACTTTATCATCTTCGCAATGGCCGCTGCGCGCCAGGCGCTCGACGACGCCAACTGGCATCCCCAGACCGAAGAAGACAAATGCGCCACCGGCACGCTGATCGGCTCCGGCATCGGCGGTCTTTCAGGCATCGCCGACACGGCGTTGCTGCTGAAGGAGCGCGGACCTCGCCGGGTATCGCCGTTCTTCATTCCGGGGCGACTGATCAATCTTGCCTCCGGTTATGTCTCGATCGAGCACGGCCTCAAGGGCCCCAATCATTCCGTGGTCACCGCCTGTTCGACCGGCGCGCATGCGATCGGCGACGGCGCCCGCCTGATCGCGCTCGGCGACGCCGACGTGATGGTTGCGGGCGGAACGGAGTCCCCGATCTGCCGGATTGGAATGGCCGGCTTTTGCGCCGCGCGCGCGCTTTCGACCGGCTACAATGAGACCCCGCAAAAGGCTTCACGGCCCTACGACAAGGATCGCGATGGCTTCGTGATGGGCGAGGGCGCCGGCATCGTGGTGCTCGAGGAATATGAGCACGCCAAAAAGCGCGGTGCCAGAATTTATGCCGAGGTGGTGGGCTATGGCCTGTCAGGCGACGCCTACCACATTACGTCGCCTTCGCCGGACGGTGACGGCGGCTTCCGCAGCATGAGTGCGGCGATCAAGCGGGCCGGTATCACGGTATCCGATATCGACTACATCAACGCCCACGGCACTTCGACGCAGATCGGCGACGAGATCGAGCTCGGCGCGGTGGAGCGGCTGCTCGGCAACGCCGCTTCCAGGGTGTCGATGTCGTCGACCAAATCGTCCACCGGCCACCTGCTCGGTGCCGCCGGCGCGATCGAGGCGATTTTCAGCATCCTTGCGATTCGCGATAATGTAGTTCCGCCCACCATCAATCTGGAAAACCCGTCGGTGGAAACGGCGATCGATCTGGTCCCGCAAACGGCGCGCAAGCGCGATATCAACGTCGCGCTGTCGAATTCCTTCGGTTTCGGGGGCACGAACGCCTCCGTCATCCTTCAGCGCGTGCGCGACTAA
- a CDS encoding acyl carrier protein, translating to MSEIGERVKKIVVEHLGVEPDKVVDNASFIDDLGADSLDTVELVMAFEEEFGCEIPDDAAETILTVGDATKFLEKNAKS from the coding sequence ATGAGTGAGATTGGCGAGCGGGTTAAGAAGATTGTGGTCGAGCACCTCGGTGTTGAACCCGACAAGGTTGTCGACAACGCAAGTTTCATCGACGACCTCGGCGCCGACAGTCTCGACACCGTCGAGCTCGTGATGGCATTTGAAGAAGAGTTCGGCTGCGAAATCCCCGATGACGCCGCCGAGACGATTTTGACCGTCGGCGACGCCACGAAGTTTCTCGAGAAGAACGCGAAAAGCTGA
- the fabG gene encoding 3-oxoacyl-[acyl-carrier-protein] reductase, producing MFDLTGRTALVTGATGGIGAAIAQALHGQGATVAISGTRREVLDSFAAKLGERVHVLPCNLSDSAQVEALVPAAEAAMGQVDILIANAGITRDNLFVQLRDEDWDDVIQVNLTATFRLARAATKLMMRKRFGRIIAITSIVGVTGNPGQANYTASKAGIIGLIKTLGAEYAKRNVTANCIAPGFIKTAMTDALNDKQRETILAKVPAARLGTPEDIAAAAVYLASNEAAYVTGQTIHVNGGMAMF from the coding sequence ATGTTCGATTTGACGGGCAGGACGGCGCTGGTGACCGGCGCGACCGGAGGCATTGGCGCGGCGATCGCGCAGGCGCTGCACGGGCAGGGCGCGACGGTGGCGATCTCAGGAACGCGCCGTGAAGTACTGGATTCGTTCGCGGCCAAGCTGGGCGAACGCGTCCACGTGCTGCCGTGCAACCTTTCCGACAGCGCGCAAGTCGAGGCGCTGGTGCCGGCCGCCGAAGCCGCCATGGGGCAGGTCGATATCCTGATCGCCAATGCCGGCATCACGCGAGACAATCTCTTTGTGCAGTTGCGCGACGAGGACTGGGACGACGTCATTCAGGTCAACCTGACCGCGACCTTCCGTCTCGCCCGCGCCGCCACCAAGCTGATGATGCGCAAGCGCTTCGGCCGCATCATCGCCATCACCTCGATCGTCGGCGTCACCGGCAACCCCGGCCAGGCCAACTACACCGCCTCGAAGGCCGGCATCATCGGCCTGATCAAGACGCTGGGCGCGGAATATGCCAAGCGCAACGTGACCGCCAATTGCATCGCGCCGGGCTTTATCAAGACGGCGATGACGGACGCGCTCAACGACAAGCAGCGCGAAACCATCCTGGCGAAGGTTCCTGCGGCGCGGCTGGGTACGCCCGAGGACATCGCCGCGGCAGCCGTCTATCTCGCCTCCAACGAGGCGGCCTATGTCACCGGTCAGACGATTCACGTCAACGGCGGAATGGCCATGTTTTGA
- the fabD gene encoding ACP S-malonyltransferase encodes MTAAFTFPGQGSQAVGMGKALAEAFPAARAVFDEVDSALGEKLTAIIWDGPAETLQLTENAQPALMAVSIATLRVLETEAGFSVGRDAAFVAGHSLGEYSALAAAGSLSLSDTARLLRTRGLAMQKAVPVGAGAMAALLGLDHEAAMAVAAEAAQGQVCQAANDNGGGQVVVSGDKAAVERAIEIAKTKGAKRAMLLPVSAPFHCTLMQPAADAMAQALSGVTIKPPASPLVSNVLAAPITDPDEIRRRLIEQVTGTVRWRESVAWMASQGVTRFFEIGAGKVLSGLVKRIADGAVGVPVGGPNDIAAAKEALKDALAASA; translated from the coding sequence ATGACGGCTGCATTTACGTTTCCGGGACAGGGTTCGCAGGCGGTCGGCATGGGCAAGGCCCTGGCGGAAGCCTTTCCAGCCGCGCGCGCGGTGTTCGACGAGGTCGATTCGGCGCTCGGCGAGAAGCTGACCGCGATCATCTGGGACGGCCCGGCCGAAACCCTGCAACTCACCGAAAATGCCCAGCCCGCCCTGATGGCGGTCTCGATCGCCACGCTGCGGGTGCTGGAAACCGAGGCGGGCTTTTCCGTGGGGCGGGATGCCGCCTTTGTCGCCGGCCATTCGCTCGGCGAATATTCCGCGCTGGCGGCCGCCGGCAGCCTCAGCCTCAGCGATACCGCGCGTCTGCTGCGCACCCGCGGCCTTGCGATGCAAAAAGCCGTCCCGGTCGGCGCCGGCGCCATGGCCGCGCTGCTCGGGCTGGATCATGAGGCCGCGATGGCGGTCGCCGCTGAAGCCGCGCAGGGCCAGGTTTGCCAGGCCGCCAACGACAATGGCGGCGGGCAGGTCGTCGTGTCCGGCGACAAGGCCGCCGTCGAGCGCGCGATCGAAATCGCCAAGACCAAGGGCGCCAAGCGCGCGATGCTGCTGCCGGTGTCAGCGCCGTTCCATTGCACGCTGATGCAGCCCGCCGCCGACGCGATGGCGCAGGCGCTTTCCGGCGTGACCATCAAGCCGCCGGCCTCGCCGCTGGTATCGAACGTACTGGCGGCCCCGATCACCGATCCCGACGAGATTCGCCGCCGCCTGATCGAGCAGGTCACCGGCACCGTGCGCTGGCGCGAATCGGTGGCCTGGATGGCGTCGCAGGGCGTGACGCGATTCTTCGAGATCGGCGCCGGCAAGGTACTGAGCGGGCTGGTCAAGCGTATCGCCGACGGCGCGGTCGGCGTCCCGGTCGGTGGACCCAACGATATTGCGGCGGCCAAGGAAGCCTTAAAGGACGCCTTGGCGGCTTCGGCCTGA
- a CDS encoding fatty acid desaturase family protein: MTALRIRARDFLNEDQLIAVRERVTWKGIALIAHAWALILGSIALVAWWPNPLTFLLAVGIIGSRQLGLAILMHDGAHGCLSADEKTNLTLSQWFCAYPIFAETRAYRRYHLKHHAHTQQDNDPDLVLSAPFPITGVSYRRKFLRDITGQTGYQQRKAQFLNALGPKEWPLARRAAHFREKLGPQLAANAVLFAGLAAAGVWWAYPLLWLLPLMTWQMVITRIRNIAEHAVVPDSGDPLRNTRTTRANFFERLFIAPYYVNYHLEHHLLFYVPCYNLPRVHRILSESRYADRMEVQPNYASVMRLATARPNHQDRPGDVASAARRARAGKEVGGDQQAGGF, translated from the coding sequence ATGACTGCGCTTCGCATCCGTGCCCGCGATTTCCTCAACGAGGACCAACTGATCGCCGTGCGCGAGCGCGTGACGTGGAAGGGCATCGCCCTGATCGCGCATGCCTGGGCGTTGATCCTGGGTTCGATCGCGCTGGTCGCGTGGTGGCCCAACCCGCTGACTTTTCTGCTCGCGGTCGGCATCATCGGCTCGCGCCAGCTTGGGCTCGCCATCCTGATGCATGACGGCGCGCATGGTTGCCTGTCGGCGGATGAGAAAACCAACCTGACGCTGAGCCAGTGGTTCTGCGCCTATCCGATCTTCGCCGAGACCCGTGCCTATCGCCGCTATCATCTCAAGCATCACGCGCACACGCAGCAGGACAACGATCCGGATCTCGTTCTGTCGGCGCCGTTTCCGATCACCGGCGTGAGCTATCGCCGCAAATTCCTCCGCGATATCACCGGGCAGACCGGCTACCAGCAGCGCAAGGCGCAATTCCTCAACGCGCTCGGGCCGAAAGAGTGGCCGCTTGCGCGCCGCGCCGCGCACTTCCGGGAAAAGCTCGGCCCGCAGCTTGCCGCCAACGCCGTGCTGTTCGCGGGCCTTGCCGCCGCCGGGGTGTGGTGGGCTTATCCGTTGCTATGGCTGTTGCCGCTCATGACCTGGCAGATGGTCATCACCCGAATCCGCAACATCGCCGAACATGCGGTCGTTCCCGATTCCGGCGATCCGCTGCGCAACACCCGCACCACGCGCGCCAATTTTTTCGAGCGGCTGTTTATCGCGCCCTATTACGTCAACTACCACCTCGAGCATCATCTGCTGTTCTACGTGCCCTGCTACAATCTTCCGCGCGTGCATCGCATCCTCAGTGAAAGCCGCTATGCCGACCGCATGGAGGTGCAGCCCAACTACGCGTCGGTGATGCGGCTCGCCACCGCCAGGCCAAACCATCAGGACCGTCCGGGCGATGTCGCGAGCGCCGCACGGCGCGCCCGCGCCGGCAAGGAGGTCGGAGGCGACCAGCAGGCGGGCGGGTTCTAA
- a CDS encoding TetR/AcrR family transcriptional regulator C-terminal domain-containing protein codes for MAPNSAQTASEPPAGDPKHAARATRSAGRQMRSRLLDGASRLFKERGLAGTSISDIAAAADAFPSQITYYFRTKEALFVEAACRDVLYVARAAEQAALQAATPGEYTRALVDTVTATDSVAFFAEALTLTRRRPDLAPLVERTIERLHGEGMRAYAGQIERHGWKSLRDPDASSRRFWALAIGVTVEGHAMGRSAEDMGAEMLRVLGDQATTRTGDTRLRLVGDRETSDSTSSDGEKSS; via the coding sequence ATGGCTCCCAATTCCGCGCAGACAGCTTCAGAACCGCCGGCCGGGGACCCCAAACACGCCGCCCGCGCGACCCGTTCGGCCGGCCGCCAGATGCGCTCGCGGCTGCTGGATGGCGCGAGCCGGCTGTTCAAGGAGCGGGGCCTCGCCGGAACCTCGATCTCTGATATTGCCGCCGCCGCCGACGCCTTTCCGAGCCAGATCACCTATTACTTCCGCACCAAGGAAGCTTTGTTCGTTGAAGCCGCCTGCCGCGACGTGCTGTATGTCGCCCGCGCCGCCGAGCAGGCCGCGCTGCAGGCCGCCACGCCCGGCGAATACACGCGCGCGCTCGTCGACACGGTCACCGCCACGGATTCGGTCGCATTCTTCGCCGAGGCGCTGACGCTGACCCGCCGCCGCCCGGATCTGGCGCCGCTGGTCGAGCGCACCATCGAGCGGCTGCACGGCGAGGGCATGCGCGCCTACGCCGGCCAGATCGAACGGCACGGCTGGAAGAGCCTGCGCGATCCCGACGCCAGTTCGCGGCGCTTCTGGGCGCTCGCCATCGGCGTCACGGTGGAAGGTCACGCCATGGGCCGCTCGGCCGAGGACATGGGCGCCGAGATGCTGCGCGTGCTGGGCGACCAGGCGACGACAAGGACCGGCGACACGCGCCTGCGTCTCGTCGGCGACCGCGAGACGTCCGATTCCACTTCATCCGATGGGGAGAAATCGTCATGA
- the rpsF gene encoding 30S ribosomal protein S6, whose amino-acid sequence MPLYEHVFLARQDASTQQVEELTTQMTGIVESAGGKVTKTENWGVRSLTYRMNKNRKAHFVLMNIDAPSAAVSEIERQERISEDVIRYLTVRVEEHEEGPSAMMRKADRDRERDDRGGGFRGDREGGFRGDREGGGFRGDRGPRRPREEDAAAAVEE is encoded by the coding sequence ATGCCTCTTTACGAGCATGTATTTCTCGCGCGCCAGGATGCGAGCACCCAGCAGGTTGAAGAGCTGACCACCCAGATGACCGGCATCGTCGAGAGCGCCGGCGGCAAGGTCACGAAGACCGAGAACTGGGGCGTGCGCTCCCTCACCTATCGCATGAACAAGAACCGCAAGGCTCACTTCGTGCTGATGAACATCGATGCGCCCTCCGCTGCGGTCTCCGAGATCGAGCGTCAGGAGCGAATCTCCGAAGACGTCATCCGTTACCTCACCGTCCGCGTCGAAGAGCATGAGGAAGGTCCTTCCGCGATGATGCGCAAGGCCGATCGTGACCGCGAGCGCGACGATCGCGGCGGCGGTTTCCGCGGTGACCGCGAAGGCGGCTTCCGTGGCGATCGTGAAGGCGGTGGCTTCCGCGGCGACCGCGGCCCGCGCCGGCCGCGTGAAGAAGACGCAGCAGCAGCGGTAGAGGAGTAA
- the rpsR gene encoding 30S ribosomal protein S18, protein MAEAGARRPFFRRRKTCPFTGPNAPKIDYKDSKLLMRYVSERGKIVPSRITAVSAKKQRELARAIKRSRFLGLLPYVIR, encoded by the coding sequence ATGGCTGAAGCTGGTGCACGCCGTCCGTTTTTCCGCCGCCGCAAGACCTGCCCGTTCACGGGTCCGAATGCGCCGAAGATCGACTACAAGGATTCCAAGCTGTTGATGCGTTACGTCTCCGAGCGCGGCAAGATCGTGCCGAGCCGCATCACGGCCGTGTCCGCCAAGAAGCAGCGTGAACTCGCCCGCGCCATCAAGCGCTCGCGTTTCCTCGGCCTGCTGCCCTACGTCATTCGCTAA
- a CDS encoding DUF2232 domain-containing protein: MIANIAIAIAAGCASALMYASVISRVRVSLALLYLAPLPLMVASIGWGPLAGAIGGIAAACGIALLFGLPYAISYVLMAALPAWWLGHLIMLGRPVANAAPAGNGATPAPPAMEWYPTGRLLLWIAGFGFVTTLAALLPLGTDAAEVAASMREGLLAALKARGLEASADMARVVNLLVAAVPAFMVMGIMKMLTVNLWLAGKIAKTSGRLNRSWPDIRGTTLPPMTMVALCVALAFSFSGGTLSLVAQVASSALLMAYALTGFAVLHTLTLAAPGRAVWLGITYVVMLTLIWPVLVMVVLGLADAMFGFRERFMRGRPPPLPAS, translated from the coding sequence ATGATCGCCAATATCGCCATCGCCATTGCCGCTGGATGCGCTTCCGCACTGATGTACGCATCGGTGATTTCGCGCGTGCGGGTGTCGCTGGCGCTGCTGTATCTGGCGCCGCTGCCGCTGATGGTCGCTTCGATCGGCTGGGGCCCGCTCGCGGGCGCGATCGGCGGCATTGCCGCCGCATGCGGCATCGCCCTGCTGTTCGGCCTGCCCTACGCGATTTCCTATGTACTGATGGCGGCGCTGCCGGCGTGGTGGCTCGGCCATCTGATCATGCTCGGCCGTCCGGTCGCGAATGCGGCCCCTGCCGGCAATGGCGCGACGCCGGCGCCGCCCGCGATGGAATGGTATCCGACCGGCCGCCTGCTGCTCTGGATCGCCGGATTCGGCTTTGTCACCACCCTGGCCGCGCTGCTTCCGCTCGGCACCGATGCGGCGGAAGTCGCGGCGTCGATGCGCGAAGGCCTGCTCGCTGCGCTCAAGGCGCGCGGCCTCGAGGCGTCGGCCGACATGGCGCGCGTGGTCAATTTGCTGGTCGCGGCCGTTCCGGCATTCATGGTGATGGGCATCATGAAGATGCTCACGGTCAATCTGTGGCTCGCCGGCAAGATCGCCAAAACCTCCGGCCGGCTGAACCGTTCCTGGCCCGACATCCGGGGCACCACGCTGCCGCCGATGACGATGGTGGCCTTGTGCGTCGCGCTTGCCTTCAGCTTCTCCGGCGGCACGCTCTCGCTGGTGGCGCAGGTCGCAAGCAGCGCGTTGCTGATGGCCTATGCGCTGACCGGCTTTGCCGTGCTGCACACGCTGACGCTGGCGGCGCCGGGCCGCGCGGTATGGCTCGGCATCACCTACGTGGTCATGCTGACGCTGATCTGGCCGGTGCTTGTCATGGTCGTTCTCGGCCTCGCCGACGCCATGTTCGGATTTCGCGAACGCTTCATGCGCGGCCGGCCGCCGCCGCTGCCTGCATCCTGA
- the rplI gene encoding 50S ribosomal protein L9 — MEVILLERVAKLGQMGEVVRVKDGFARNFLLKRGKALRATSDNRAKFDGMKAELEANNLKAKGEATKVAEKIDGRNVVVLRQASETGQLFGSVSVRDIIASFEADGVIISRSQVLLDAPIKTIGKHAIAIAVHPEVEVSVSVTVARSADEAERINRGEDISTRQEDQDAAAEALAAAGEFFDPDAQHDDEPAPANEK, encoded by the coding sequence ATGGAAGTCATTCTGCTGGAACGCGTCGCCAAGCTCGGCCAGATGGGCGAAGTCGTCCGCGTCAAGGACGGGTTTGCCCGCAACTTTCTGCTCAAGCGCGGCAAGGCGCTGCGCGCCACCTCCGACAACCGCGCCAAGTTCGACGGCATGAAGGCCGAACTCGAGGCCAACAACCTCAAGGCCAAGGGCGAAGCCACCAAGGTCGCCGAGAAGATCGACGGCCGCAACGTGGTCGTGCTGCGCCAGGCCTCCGAGACCGGCCAGCTGTTCGGCTCGGTCAGCGTGCGCGACATCATCGCGTCCTTTGAAGCCGACGGCGTCATCATCAGCCGCAGCCAGGTGCTGCTCGATGCGCCGATCAAGACCATCGGCAAGCACGCGATCGCCATCGCGGTGCATCCGGAAGTCGAGGTCAGCGTCAGCGTCACCGTGGCGCGCAGCGCCGATGAAGCCGAGCGCATCAACCGCGGCGAGGACATCTCGACCCGTCAGGAAGACCAGGACGCCGCCGCCGAAGCGCTCGCCGCCGCCGGCGAGTTTTTCGATCCGGATGCCCAGCACGACGACGAGCCGGCGCCGGCGAACGAGAAGTAA